The proteins below come from a single Agrococcus beijingensis genomic window:
- a CDS encoding polyribonucleotide nucleotidyltransferase: protein MEGPEITFAEAVIDNGRFGKRTIRFETGRLAQQAQGSAVAYIDEETMLLSATSVSKHPKDSFDFFPLTVDVEERMYAAGRIPGSFFRREGRPSTDAILTCRLIDRPLRPSFVEGIRNEVQVVVTVLAIEPDELYDVLAINAASMSTQLSGLPFDGPIGGVRVALIDGQWVAFPKHSQLEQAVFNMVVAGRVVTDAKGVEDVAIMMVEAEATDNAWELIQGGAIKPTEEVVSQGLEASKPFIKQLVAAQAEVAKTAAKETQEYPLFPPYSEEALAAVRELSFDRLGEVYRIAGKLERQDADDRLKEQVKQQINERIERGELPAVIATQVSGAYKAVTKEVVRGRILTDGVRMDGRGLADIRPLDAEVAVVPRVHGSAIFQRGETQIMGITTLNMLKLEQQIDSLSPVTSKRYMHNYNFPPYSTGETGRVGSPKRREIGHGALAERALMPVLPSREEFPYAIRQVSEALGSNGSTSMGSVCASTLALLNAGVPLKAPVAGIAMGLVSDTVNGETRYAALTDILGAEDALGDMDFKVAGTPEFVTAIQLDTKLSGLPASVLDGALLQAKEARTKILEVLNAAIDAPDEMAPTAPRVISVQIPVDKIGELIGPKGKTINQIQDDTGAQISIEDSGIVYIGAVDGPSAEAARAAVNAIANPLNPELGERYLGTVVKTASFGAFVSLLPGRDGLLHVTAMRALNDGKRIENVDDVVKIGQKIQVEITKIDDRGKLSLEIVDDSAPVAPVAAEKDADSSASAASADSAE from the coding sequence ATGGAAGGTCCTGAGATCACATTCGCCGAGGCCGTCATCGACAACGGCCGCTTCGGCAAGCGCACCATCCGGTTCGAGACCGGCCGCCTCGCGCAGCAGGCGCAGGGCTCGGCCGTCGCGTACATCGACGAGGAGACGATGCTGCTGAGCGCCACGAGCGTCTCGAAGCACCCGAAGGACTCCTTCGACTTCTTCCCCCTCACGGTCGACGTCGAGGAGCGCATGTACGCCGCGGGCCGCATCCCCGGCTCGTTCTTCCGTCGTGAGGGCCGGCCGTCGACCGATGCCATCCTCACGTGCCGTCTGATCGACCGGCCGCTGCGCCCGTCGTTCGTCGAGGGCATCCGCAACGAGGTCCAGGTCGTCGTCACCGTGCTCGCGATCGAGCCCGACGAGCTCTACGACGTGCTCGCGATCAACGCGGCATCGATGTCGACGCAGCTCTCCGGCCTGCCCTTCGACGGCCCGATCGGCGGCGTCCGCGTCGCCCTGATCGACGGCCAGTGGGTCGCGTTCCCGAAGCACTCTCAGCTCGAGCAGGCCGTGTTCAACATGGTCGTCGCGGGCCGCGTCGTCACCGACGCCAAGGGCGTCGAGGATGTCGCGATCATGATGGTCGAGGCCGAGGCCACCGACAACGCGTGGGAGCTCATCCAGGGCGGCGCCATCAAGCCGACGGAGGAGGTCGTCTCCCAGGGCCTCGAGGCGTCGAAGCCGTTCATCAAGCAGCTCGTCGCCGCGCAGGCCGAGGTCGCCAAGACCGCCGCCAAGGAGACGCAGGAGTACCCGCTCTTCCCGCCGTACTCGGAGGAGGCGCTCGCCGCCGTCCGCGAGCTCTCGTTCGACCGCCTGGGCGAGGTCTACCGCATCGCCGGCAAGCTCGAGCGCCAGGATGCCGACGACAGGCTCAAGGAGCAGGTCAAGCAGCAGATCAACGAGCGCATCGAGCGCGGCGAGCTGCCCGCGGTCATCGCGACGCAGGTCTCCGGCGCCTACAAGGCGGTGACGAAGGAGGTCGTCCGCGGCCGCATCCTCACCGACGGCGTGCGCATGGACGGCCGCGGCCTCGCCGACATCCGTCCCCTCGACGCAGAGGTCGCCGTCGTGCCGCGCGTGCACGGCTCCGCGATCTTCCAGCGCGGCGAGACGCAGATCATGGGCATCACGACGCTCAACATGCTCAAGCTCGAGCAGCAGATCGACTCGCTGAGCCCTGTCACGTCGAAGCGCTACATGCACAACTACAACTTCCCGCCCTACTCGACCGGTGAGACGGGTCGCGTCGGCAGCCCCAAGCGCCGCGAGATCGGCCACGGAGCGCTCGCCGAGCGCGCGCTCATGCCGGTGCTCCCGAGCCGCGAGGAGTTCCCCTACGCGATCCGCCAGGTCTCCGAGGCGCTGGGCTCCAACGGCTCGACGTCGATGGGCTCGGTCTGCGCGTCGACCCTCGCGCTGCTGAACGCCGGTGTGCCTCTCAAGGCCCCCGTCGCCGGCATCGCGATGGGCCTCGTCAGCGACACGGTGAACGGTGAGACCCGCTACGCGGCGCTCACCGACATCCTCGGTGCCGAGGACGCCCTGGGCGACATGGACTTCAAGGTCGCGGGCACGCCCGAGTTCGTCACGGCGATCCAGCTCGACACGAAGCTCTCGGGCCTGCCGGCCTCGGTGCTCGACGGCGCTCTGCTGCAGGCGAAGGAGGCGCGCACGAAGATCCTCGAGGTCCTCAACGCCGCCATCGACGCCCCCGACGAGATGGCGCCGACCGCGCCCCGCGTCATCAGCGTGCAGATCCCGGTCGACAAGATCGGCGAGCTGATCGGCCCGAAGGGCAAGACGATCAACCAGATCCAGGACGACACGGGCGCCCAGATCTCGATCGAGGACAGCGGCATCGTCTACATCGGCGCTGTCGACGGCCCGTCGGCCGAGGCCGCGCGCGCCGCGGTCAACGCGATCGCCAACCCGCTCAACCCGGAGCTCGGCGAGCGCTACCTCGGCACGGTCGTCAAGACCGCGTCGTTCGGCGCCTTCGTCTCGCTGCTCCCGGGCCGCGACGGCCTGCTGCACGTGACCGCCATGCGCGCGCTCAACGACGGCAAGCGCATCGAGAACGTCGACGACGTCGTGAAGATCGGCCAGAAGATCCAGGTCGAGATCACGAAGATCGACGACCGCGGCAAGCTCTCGCTCGAGATCGTCGACGACTCGGCGCCCGTCGCGCCGGTCGCCGCCGAGAAGGATGCCGACTCGTCGGCCTCGGCGGCCTCGGCCGACTCGGCCGAGTAG
- the rpsO gene encoding 30S ribosomal protein S15 codes for MSLNAEIKKAIIEEFATHEGDTGSPEVQVAMLSRRIKDLTEHLKEHKHDHHSRRGLLLLVGQRRRLLGYLQDVDIERYRSLIERLGLRR; via the coding sequence TTGAGCCTGAACGCAGAGATCAAGAAGGCCATCATCGAGGAGTTCGCCACCCACGAGGGTGACACCGGGAGCCCCGAGGTGCAGGTCGCGATGCTGTCGCGCCGCATCAAGGACCTCACGGAGCACCTCAAGGAGCACAAGCACGACCACCACTCGCGTCGTGGCCTGCTCCTGCTCGTCGGCCAGCGTCGCCGACTGCTCGGCTACCTGCAGGACGTCGACATCGAGCGCTACCGCTCGCTGATCGAGCGCCTGGGCCTCCGCCGCTAG
- a CDS encoding PrsW family intramembrane metalloprotease, giving the protein MTATAPLSPLQQRPDGPSAGLMLGVVGIAVLALASFGVIWFLGGAIGSPLLVALSGVMALVPLGFVIWAVVAIDRWEPEPRVAMWFSALWGAVAAVLLTLALNTFVLEPLVVPFLRSQDELELYATVIQAPFTEELWKGIPVLIMFLFFRRTFDGPVDGVVFAALSAAGFAFTENILYFGTSLAESGDGSFIFFLRGIMSPLTHAIFTAVGIGLALGFAARLRSRWWGLLAFPAGWLVSALLHALWNSASWWVPGGTVGFFVYYLVVQVPLCVLAAVAVWLLLRQEIRLTRLRLDDYGRAGWFTREEVDRLATADGRAALLAWARQRGLRRAMHGYIQTATRLANHRQRALIGRGDRDRHVADETALLADLMHHRRHMAAAVIGQPVQMAQGSAVQAPIGGRVQRLGDLDPRWSPGR; this is encoded by the coding sequence GTGACCGCCACCGCACCGCTCTCACCCCTGCAGCAGCGCCCGGACGGCCCGAGCGCCGGGCTGATGCTGGGCGTCGTGGGCATCGCTGTGCTGGCGCTCGCCTCGTTCGGCGTCATCTGGTTCCTGGGCGGCGCGATCGGCAGCCCGCTGCTGGTCGCGCTGTCGGGCGTGATGGCGCTGGTGCCGCTCGGCTTCGTCATCTGGGCGGTCGTCGCGATCGACCGCTGGGAGCCGGAGCCGCGCGTGGCGATGTGGTTCTCGGCGCTGTGGGGCGCGGTGGCGGCGGTGCTGCTGACGCTCGCGCTCAACACCTTCGTGCTCGAGCCGCTGGTCGTGCCGTTCCTGCGGTCGCAGGACGAGCTCGAGCTCTACGCCACCGTGATCCAGGCGCCCTTCACCGAGGAGCTGTGGAAGGGCATCCCGGTGCTCATCATGTTCCTGTTCTTCCGCCGCACGTTCGACGGACCGGTGGATGGGGTGGTGTTCGCCGCGCTCTCGGCCGCCGGCTTCGCCTTCACCGAGAACATCCTCTACTTCGGCACCTCGCTGGCAGAGTCGGGCGACGGCTCCTTCATCTTCTTCCTGCGCGGCATCATGAGCCCGCTCACGCACGCCATCTTCACCGCGGTGGGCATCGGGCTCGCGCTCGGCTTCGCCGCCCGGCTGCGCTCGCGCTGGTGGGGCCTGCTGGCGTTCCCCGCCGGCTGGCTGGTGTCGGCGCTGCTGCACGCGCTGTGGAACTCCGCCTCGTGGTGGGTGCCGGGCGGCACGGTCGGCTTCTTCGTCTACTACCTGGTCGTGCAGGTGCCGCTGTGCGTGCTCGCGGCGGTGGCGGTCTGGCTGCTGCTGCGGCAGGAGATCCGGCTGACGCGGCTGCGGCTCGACGACTACGGCCGCGCCGGCTGGTTCACGCGCGAGGAGGTCGACCGCCTGGCGACGGCCGACGGCCGCGCCGCGCTGCTGGCATGGGCGCGGCAGCGCGGCCTGCGGCGCGCCATGCACGGGTACATCCAGACGGCGACCCGGCTCGCGAACCACCGCCAGCGCGCGCTGATCGGCCGCGGCGACCGCGACCGGCACGTCGCCGACGAGACGGCGCTGCTCGCCGACCTCATGCACCACCGCCGGCACATGGCCGCCGCGGTGATCGGCCAGCCGGTGCAGATGGCGCAGGGCTCGGCCGTGCAGGCGCCGATCGGCGGGCGCGTGCAGCGCCTCGGCGACCTCGACCCCCGTTGGTCGCCGGGCCGCTGA
- a CDS encoding aspartate ammonia-lyase, whose translation MTDTPQYKLDPAPQGERTYVGPTRLERDSLGELPVPADAYWGIHTERALHNFPITGRSISVYSDLVNALAVVKQACARANREIGVLDPDKADLIDRVCRRIRGGELHDQFKVGVIQGGAGTSTNMNTNEVIANACLVELGHPKGSYEHFSPIDDVNRSQSTNDTYPTSIKVAMAFTLRRLLDELSRLTDAFDAKGVEFRDVLKVGRTQLQDAVPMTLGQEFRGFAVTLREDYDRLEETIKWLCEVNLGATAIGTGITADPRYAEAAARHLADLTGLPIVTASDLIEATSDTGVFMTVSGALKRSATKLSKICNDLRLLSSGPQAGFGEISLPAKQAGSSIMPGKVNPVIPEVVNQVAFAVIGSDATVTAASEAGQLQLNAFEPVIAHSILQSLHWMTQACLTLRVNCIDGIEANRERLDLMVGTSVGVVTALTPYLGYADSAKLAHEALTSNKSIADLVVEAGLMDRERVQKLLEPARLSGLHPVTQAIPVILPDSEL comes from the coding sequence ATGACCGACACCCCCCAGTACAAGCTCGACCCGGCACCGCAGGGCGAGCGCACCTACGTCGGTCCGACCCGCCTCGAGCGCGACTCGCTCGGCGAGCTGCCCGTGCCCGCCGACGCCTACTGGGGCATCCACACCGAGCGGGCGCTCCACAACTTCCCGATCACCGGCCGCTCGATCTCGGTCTACTCCGACCTCGTCAACGCCCTCGCCGTCGTGAAGCAGGCGTGCGCGCGCGCCAACCGCGAGATCGGCGTGCTCGACCCCGACAAGGCCGACCTGATCGACCGCGTCTGCCGGCGCATCCGCGGCGGCGAGCTGCACGACCAGTTCAAGGTGGGCGTCATCCAGGGCGGCGCCGGCACCTCGACCAACATGAACACCAACGAGGTCATCGCGAACGCGTGCCTGGTCGAGCTCGGCCACCCGAAGGGCTCGTACGAGCACTTCAGCCCCATCGACGACGTCAACCGCTCGCAGTCGACGAACGACACCTACCCGACCTCCATCAAGGTCGCGATGGCGTTCACGCTGCGCCGCCTGCTCGACGAGCTGTCGAGGCTGACGGATGCGTTCGACGCGAAGGGCGTGGAGTTCCGGGATGTGCTCAAGGTCGGTCGCACCCAGCTGCAGGACGCGGTGCCGATGACGCTCGGGCAGGAGTTCCGCGGCTTCGCGGTGACGCTGCGCGAGGACTACGACCGCCTCGAGGAGACCATCAAGTGGCTGTGCGAGGTCAACCTCGGCGCCACCGCGATCGGCACCGGCATCACGGCCGACCCGCGCTACGCGGAGGCCGCCGCCCGGCACCTCGCCGACCTCACCGGCCTGCCGATCGTCACCGCCAGCGACCTGATCGAGGCGACCAGCGACACGGGCGTGTTCATGACGGTCTCCGGCGCCCTGAAGCGCTCGGCGACGAAGCTCTCGAAGATCTGCAACGACCTGCGCCTGCTCTCCTCCGGCCCGCAGGCCGGCTTCGGCGAGATCTCGCTGCCCGCGAAGCAGGCGGGCTCGTCGATCATGCCGGGCAAGGTCAACCCGGTGATCCCCGAGGTCGTCAACCAGGTGGCGTTCGCCGTCATCGGCTCCGACGCCACGGTCACCGCCGCCTCCGAGGCCGGGCAGCTGCAGCTGAACGCGTTCGAGCCGGTCATCGCGCACTCGATCCTGCAGAGCCTGCACTGGATGACGCAGGCGTGCCTGACGCTGCGCGTCAACTGCATCGACGGCATCGAGGCCAACCGCGAGCGGCTCGACCTGATGGTCGGCACCTCGGTCGGCGTCGTGACCGCGCTCACGCCCTACCTCGGCTACGCCGACTCGGCGAAGCTCGCCCACGAGGCGCTGACGAGCAACAAGTCGATCGCCGACCTGGTGGTGGAGGCGGGCCTCATGGATCGCGAGCGCGTGCAGAAGCTGCTCGAGCCCGCGCGGCTGTCGGGCCTGCACCCGGTGACGCAGGCGATCCCGGTGATCCTGCCCGACAGCGAGCTCTGA
- a CDS encoding kynureninase → MTAAAPVDTGRPDMAALAAELDAADPLAEHTRRFVREGDVVAYLDGNSLGRPLADLPGRFARFIGDEWGTRLIRRWDEAWMRRPYDLGDRIGALVGAAAGQAFIGDSTTVLLYKLARAAVDARPGRTEIVIDDDSFPTDRFVVEGIAAERGLTVRWIRVDRAAGVTLEQVEAAVGEQTALVLLCHVAYRSGFVADVPGITAAAHAAGALVLWDLCHSAGVLPVGLDAAGADLAVGCTYKYLNGGPGSPAFGYVRADLQGALEQPIQGWMGAAGVFDMADRYQPAPGIGRFLSGTPPVLATVALEAMLELLEQVGIDAVHRKSVALTDFAEQALAAHVLPLGEEGQRAMMASPVAGPHRGSHLTVTHPSFREVNARLWERGVIGDFRAPDGIRIGLSPLSTTFAEVELGIALLGEELRAALAKG, encoded by the coding sequence ATGACCGCCGCAGCACCTGTCGACACCGGCCGACCCGACATGGCGGCCCTCGCCGCCGAGCTCGACGCCGCCGACCCGCTCGCCGAGCACACGCGCCGCTTCGTGCGCGAGGGCGACGTGGTCGCCTACCTCGACGGCAACTCGCTGGGCCGGCCGCTCGCCGACCTGCCCGGGCGCTTCGCGCGCTTCATCGGCGACGAGTGGGGCACGCGGCTGATCCGCCGATGGGACGAGGCGTGGATGCGTCGCCCCTACGACCTGGGCGACCGCATCGGCGCGCTCGTGGGTGCGGCGGCGGGCCAGGCGTTCATCGGCGACTCGACCACGGTGCTGCTCTACAAGCTCGCCCGCGCCGCCGTCGACGCGCGGCCGGGCCGCACGGAGATCGTCATCGACGACGACAGCTTCCCGACCGACCGCTTCGTGGTCGAGGGCATCGCCGCCGAGCGCGGTCTCACCGTGCGCTGGATCCGCGTCGACCGCGCGGCGGGCGTCACGCTCGAGCAGGTCGAGGCGGCGGTGGGGGAGCAGACCGCGCTCGTGCTGCTGTGCCACGTCGCCTACCGCTCCGGCTTCGTCGCCGACGTGCCGGGCATCACCGCCGCCGCCCACGCCGCGGGCGCGCTGGTGCTGTGGGATCTCTGCCACTCGGCGGGCGTGCTGCCGGTCGGCCTCGACGCGGCCGGCGCCGACCTCGCCGTCGGCTGCACCTACAAGTACCTGAACGGCGGCCCCGGCTCGCCCGCGTTCGGCTACGTGCGCGCTGACCTGCAGGGCGCGCTCGAGCAGCCGATCCAGGGGTGGATGGGCGCGGCAGGCGTGTTCGACATGGCCGACCGCTACCAGCCCGCGCCGGGCATCGGCCGCTTCCTCAGCGGCACCCCGCCGGTGCTCGCGACCGTCGCGCTCGAGGCGATGCTCGAGCTGCTCGAGCAGGTCGGCATCGATGCCGTGCACCGGAAGTCGGTCGCGCTCACCGACTTCGCCGAGCAGGCGCTCGCCGCCCATGTGCTGCCGCTGGGTGAGGAGGGTCAGCGCGCGATGATGGCCAGCCCAGTCGCCGGGCCGCACCGGGGCAGCCATCTCACGGTCACGCATCCGTCGTTCCGCGAGGTCAACGCGCGGCTCTGGGAGCGGGGCGTGATCGGCGACTTCCGGGCGCCCGACGGCATCCGGATCGGCCTGTCGCCGCTGAGCACCACCTTCGCCGAGGTCGAGCTCGGCATCGCGCTGCTCGGGGAGGAGCTGCGGGCGGCGCTCGCGAAGGGCTAG
- a CDS encoding hydrolase, translated as MSEPTSEPAAEPVIARVERARIGGVWVTDAVIELSETGMRLVPEDHAPPRSAKRIGGALLPPITDAHVHLGLADAARTEPTALGRVLDLGWAPAALPALAAATRDAHRGVDVRFAGPFHTAVGGYPSDRAWAPPGAVAELADAGDAARSVRAQAAAGASAIKVVLNSEAGPVPDDAMLAAVAAEAHDAGLPLVAHAQGAGQVERALAAGVDVLAHTPWTQRLPDDVIAAAAERQTWISTLAMHGRDGDDLAFARAVDNLARFAAAGGAVAYGTDLGNGIARFDLDPLELAALRQAGIEGTALVDALLSEHLLPPGPSIGVVAAPDVHDDASFLAYLQQARSLPYTWFAMEDA; from the coding sequence GTGAGCGAGCCCACCTCCGAGCCCGCTGCCGAGCCGGTGATCGCCAGGGTCGAGCGAGCGCGCATCGGCGGCGTCTGGGTGACGGATGCGGTGATCGAGCTGAGCGAGACAGGCATGCGTCTGGTGCCGGAGGACCACGCGCCGCCGCGCAGCGCCAAGCGCATCGGCGGCGCCCTGCTGCCGCCCATCACCGACGCCCACGTGCACCTGGGCCTCGCGGACGCCGCCCGGACCGAGCCGACCGCGCTAGGCCGGGTGCTCGACCTCGGGTGGGCGCCGGCGGCCCTGCCGGCGCTCGCCGCCGCGACCCGCGACGCGCACCGCGGCGTCGACGTGCGCTTCGCCGGCCCGTTCCACACGGCGGTCGGCGGCTACCCGTCCGACCGCGCTTGGGCGCCGCCGGGCGCCGTCGCCGAGCTCGCCGACGCGGGCGACGCGGCGCGCTCGGTGCGCGCCCAGGCCGCGGCAGGCGCATCCGCCATCAAGGTCGTGCTGAACAGCGAGGCAGGGCCCGTGCCCGACGACGCGATGCTCGCCGCCGTCGCCGCCGAGGCGCACGACGCCGGCCTGCCGCTCGTCGCGCACGCGCAGGGCGCGGGGCAGGTCGAGCGGGCGCTCGCGGCCGGTGTCGACGTGCTCGCGCACACGCCGTGGACGCAGCGGCTGCCCGACGACGTGATCGCCGCCGCCGCCGAGCGGCAGACGTGGATCTCGACGCTCGCGATGCACGGCCGCGACGGCGACGACCTCGCCTTCGCGCGCGCCGTCGACAACCTGGCGCGCTTCGCCGCCGCCGGGGGAGCGGTCGCCTACGGCACTGACCTCGGGAACGGCATCGCTCGCTTCGACCTCGACCCGCTCGAGCTCGCGGCGCTCCGGCAGGCGGGCATCGAGGGCACCGCGCTCGTCGACGCGCTGCTGAGCGAGCACCTGCTGCCGCCCGGGCCGAGCATCGGCGTCGTCGCCGCGCCAGACGTGCACGACGACGCGTCGTTCCTGGCCTACCTGCAGCAGGCGCGCTCGCTGCCCTACACCTGGTTCGCAATGGAGGACGCATGA
- a CDS encoding tryptophan 2,3-dioxygenase — translation MSVEHNTREIESTIVTDLSERMTYGSYLGLDTLLAAQHPRSEPEHHDELLFIIQHQTTELWLKLVIHELDDARVQLAADDLGAALKRIARVKHIQEVLTQQWSVLATLTPTEYAQFRGALASASGFQSAQYRCVEFALGNKHERMLQVFESNAADHAALEAELHRPSLYDEFLRHLARRGHAVPQELLERDVTQAHVYTEELVPVFQRIYEAADDHWRAYETCEELVDLEDNFQFWRFRHLRTVTRTIGEKPGTGGSSGVGFLRRALDLTFFPELYAVRTRIGQ, via the coding sequence GTGTCTGTCGAGCACAACACCCGCGAGATCGAGTCGACGATCGTCACCGACCTGAGCGAGCGCATGACGTACGGCTCCTACCTCGGGCTCGACACGCTGCTCGCGGCGCAGCATCCCAGGAGCGAGCCCGAGCACCACGACGAGCTGCTGTTCATCATCCAGCACCAGACCACCGAGCTGTGGCTGAAGCTCGTCATCCACGAGCTCGACGACGCCCGCGTGCAGCTCGCGGCCGACGACCTGGGCGCGGCGCTGAAGCGCATCGCGCGCGTCAAGCACATCCAGGAGGTGCTGACGCAGCAGTGGTCGGTGCTGGCCACGCTCACGCCCACCGAGTACGCGCAGTTCCGCGGGGCGCTCGCGAGCGCCTCCGGCTTCCAGTCGGCCCAGTACCGATGCGTCGAGTTCGCGCTCGGCAACAAGCACGAGCGCATGCTGCAGGTGTTCGAGTCGAATGCCGCCGACCATGCGGCGCTCGAGGCCGAGCTGCACCGGCCGAGCCTGTACGACGAGTTCCTGCGCCACCTCGCCCGCCGCGGTCACGCCGTGCCGCAGGAGCTGCTCGAGCGCGACGTGACGCAGGCGCACGTCTACACCGAGGAGCTCGTGCCGGTCTTCCAGCGCATCTACGAGGCCGCTGATGACCACTGGCGCGCGTACGAGACGTGCGAGGAGCTCGTCGACCTCGAGGACAACTTCCAGTTCTGGCGCTTCCGGCACCTCCGCACCGTCACCCGCACGATCGGCGAGAAGCCCGGCACCGGCGGCTCGAGCGGCGTCGGCTTCCTGAGGCGCGCGCTCGACCTGACCTTCTTCCCCGAGCTCTACGCGGTGCGCACGCGGATCGGCCAGTGA
- a CDS encoding M20/M25/M40 family metallo-hydrolase codes for MVLINDAAVDDLIALVRVPTERGEQLPAFQEALRERFPRLFAALEVESIDATLLARWPGRGEGAPALLLAHQDVVPAPPAGWTHPPYSGHRDDTHVWGRGTLDDKGSLVAICTAIEALLEAGFAPERDVWLVFGHDEETMGTGAAAAIAELDARGVRPAWALDEGGAIIEPPIAGVPRDVAVVGLAEKGFANIRMRVAQTGGHASTPPRLPATSRLARAIRRLDFATWPRSLPEPALRMLELLGAEVPGAQGAVLRNVRRARPLVERILAREDETRAMLATTAVVTQLSGSAAPNALAEEAVAIVNARIAVGSSVDETVAFMRRAIADPRVELDVVHGHDPSPESPAAGAGWSDIEAAIVRLRPDVLVVPYVMLGGTDGRHAHRITDRVYRFTPFEMTRDDRLTLHARDERIRIDTWLAGCRWYADLIETSC; via the coding sequence GTGGTGCTCATCAACGACGCGGCCGTCGACGACCTGATCGCGCTCGTGCGCGTGCCGACCGAGCGGGGCGAGCAGCTGCCGGCATTCCAGGAGGCGCTGCGCGAGCGCTTCCCGCGGCTGTTCGCCGCGCTCGAGGTCGAGTCGATCGACGCGACGCTGCTCGCGCGCTGGCCCGGGCGCGGCGAGGGCGCTCCGGCGCTGCTCTTGGCGCACCAGGATGTCGTGCCCGCCCCGCCTGCCGGGTGGACGCATCCGCCGTACTCCGGCCACCGCGACGACACGCACGTGTGGGGGCGCGGCACGCTCGACGACAAGGGCTCGCTCGTGGCGATCTGCACGGCGATCGAGGCGCTGCTCGAGGCGGGCTTCGCGCCCGAGCGCGACGTGTGGCTCGTCTTCGGGCACGACGAGGAGACCATGGGCACGGGCGCGGCCGCGGCGATCGCCGAGCTCGACGCCCGCGGCGTGCGGCCCGCGTGGGCGCTCGACGAGGGCGGCGCGATCATCGAGCCGCCGATCGCGGGCGTGCCGCGCGACGTGGCGGTCGTCGGGCTGGCGGAGAAGGGCTTCGCGAACATCCGGATGCGCGTGGCCCAGACGGGCGGGCACGCGTCGACGCCGCCGCGCCTGCCCGCGACGTCGCGGCTGGCGCGCGCGATCCGGCGGCTCGACTTCGCGACGTGGCCGCGGTCGCTGCCGGAGCCGGCGCTGCGCATGCTCGAGCTGCTGGGCGCCGAGGTGCCCGGCGCCCAGGGCGCGGTGCTGCGCAACGTGCGACGTGCGCGGCCGCTCGTCGAGCGGATCCTGGCGCGCGAGGACGAGACGCGCGCGATGCTCGCGACCACCGCGGTGGTCACGCAGCTGTCGGGCTCGGCGGCCCCCAACGCGCTCGCCGAGGAGGCCGTCGCGATCGTGAACGCCCGCATCGCGGTCGGCTCGAGCGTCGACGAGACGGTCGCGTTCATGCGCCGCGCGATCGCCGACCCGCGCGTCGAGCTCGATGTCGTGCACGGCCACGACCCGAGCCCCGAGAGCCCCGCGGCCGGCGCCGGCTGGAGCGACATCGAGGCGGCGATCGTGCGGCTGCGGCCCGACGTGCTGGTCGTGCCCTACGTGATGCTCGGCGGCACCGACGGCCGGCACGCGCACCGCATCACCGACCGCGTCTACCGCTTCACGCCGTTCGAGATGACCCGCGACGACCGTCTGACGCTGCACGCGCGCGACGAGCGCATCCGCATCGACACCTGGCTGGCGGGCTGCCGCTGGTACGCCGACCTCATCGAGACGAGCTGCTGA